In Dromiciops gliroides isolate mDroGli1 chromosome 4, mDroGli1.pri, whole genome shotgun sequence, one DNA window encodes the following:
- the LOC122752767 gene encoding 40S ribosomal protein S19-like, producing MPGVTGKDVNQQEFVRALAAFLKKSGKLKIPEWLDMVKPAKHKELAPYDKNWFYTRAASTACHLYLQGRAGVGSMTKIYGGCQSNGVMPSHFSRGSKSLARRVLQALEGLKMVEKDQDGGWKLTLQGQRDLDRIAGQVAAANKKY from the coding sequence ATGCCCGGAGTCACGGGGAAGGACGTGAACCAGCAGGAGTTCGTCCGGGCCCTGGCCGCCTTCCTGAAAAAATCAGGGAAGCTGAAAATCCCCGAATGGCTGGACATGGTCAAGCCGGCCAAACACAAGGAGCTGGCGCCCTATGACAAGAACTGGTTCTACACCCGGGCTGCCTCCACCGCCTGCCACTTGTACCTCCAAGGCAGGGCAGGGGTGGGATCCATGACCAAGATCTACGGCGGGTGCCAGAGCAACGGGGTCATGCCCAGTCACTTCAGCAGAGGCTCCAAGAGCTTGGCCCGGAGGGTCCTGCAGGCCCTGGAAGGcctcaagatggtggagaaggaCCAGGATGGGGGCTGGAAGCTGACACTTCAGGGACAGAGAGACCTGGACAGAATCGCTGGACAGGTGGCTGCTGCCAACAAGAAATATTAG